Proteins encoded together in one Lathyrus oleraceus cultivar Zhongwan6 chromosome 5, CAAS_Psat_ZW6_1.0, whole genome shotgun sequence window:
- the LOC127083166 gene encoding phloretin 4'-O-glucosyltransferase, translating to MAANHPNHRFLIITYPIQGHINPALQFAKRLTTLGARVTFVTTIYLHSRLVDKPTTPGLSFATFSDGYDDGYEDGHIIKNDTNILSYVSELTRRGSTFLKNIILSAKEENHPFTCLTYTIILPWAATIARELHLPSVLLWIQAATVFDIYYYYFHEHGDCITNISENAIELPGLPFSLKSCDLPSFFLASNPYTFALPSVKEHIQILEEETSPRILLNTVEEFEYEALRDVDVGKIKMIPIGPLIPSAFLDGKDPSDTSFGGDVISVDSEDNYLKWLDSKDEMSVVYVSFGTLAVLSKRQMEEIARALLDSRFSFLWVIRNTKSHQQKEEDGDELSCREELERNVNGKIVKWCCQVEVLSHSSIGCFVTHCGWNSTLESLGSGVPMVGFPQWTDQTTNAKLIEDVWGSGVRMSCDEEGIVKAEEIRKCLEVVMGKGEKGEELRGNAKKLKGLAREAVKEGGSSDKNLRRFLDDIGCVNES from the coding sequence ATGGCAGCAAACCACCCAAACCACCGCTTCCTTATCATCACATACCCTATACAAGGTCACATAAACCCCGCCCTCCAGTTCGCAAAACGACTCACTACTCTAGGCGCACGCGTCACTTTTGTTACCACTATCTACTTACACAGTCGCCTTGTCGACAAACCAACCACCCCCGGCCTCTCCTTCGCCACTTTCTCCGACGGCTACGACGACGGCTACGAGGACGGACACATAATCAAAAACGACACGAACATACTCTCCTACGTATCCGAGCTTACGCGCCGCGGCTCAACATTTCTCAAAAACATAATACTCTCCGCCAAAGAAGAAAATCATCCATTCACTTGCTTAACCTACACCATCATCCTTCCTTGGGCCGCCACGATAGCGCGTGAGCTTCATCTCCCATCGGTGCTACTGTGGATTCAAGCAGCAACAGTTTTTGATATCTACTATTACTACTTTCATGAACATGGTGACTGCATCACAAACATATCAGAGAATGCCATTGAGTTACCAGGATTGCCATTTTCTCTTAAGAGTTGTGACCTTCCCTCTTTTTTCTTGGCTTCAAATCCTTATACTTTTGCTCTTCCATCTGTCAAAGAACACATTCAAATTCTCGAAGAAGAAACCAGCCCGAGAATACTCCTGAACACCGTTGAGGAATTTGAATATGAAGCACTGAGAGACGTTGATGTTGGTAAGATCAAAATGATACCGATCGGGCCGTTGATTCCATCGGCTTTCTTGGACGGTAAGGATCCTTCGGATACTTCGTTTGGTGGTGATGTTATTAGTGTGGACTCAGAGGATAACTACCTCAAATGGTTAGATTCAAAAGATGAAATGTCTGTTGTTTATGTTTCATTTGGTACTCTTGCTGTTTTGTCCAAGAGACAGATGGAGGAAATTGCACGTGCGTTGTTGGATTCGAGATTTTCATTTTTATGGGTGATTAGAAATACAAAATCACATCaacaaaaagaagaagatggtgaTGAGTTAAGTTGTAGAGAGGAACTTGAGAGGAATGTTAATGGAAAGATAGTGAAATGGTGCTGTCAAGTGGAGGTTCTGTCGCATAGTTCAATAGGTTGTTTTGTGACTCATTGTGGATGGAATTCAACGTTGGAAAGTTTAGGTTCCGGGGTTCCTATGGTGGGGTTTCCTCAATGGACAGATCAAACTACTAATGCAAAGTTGATTGAAGATGTGTGGGGGAGTGGGGTGAGGATGAGTTGTGATGAGGAAGGGATAGTGAAAGCTGAGGAGATTAGAAAGTGTTTGGAAGTGGTTATGGGAAAGGGAGAAAAAGGAGAGGAACTTAGGGGGAATGCTAAGAAATTGAAAGGTTTGGCTAGGGAAGCTGTGAAGGAAGGAGGGTCTTCGGATAAGAATTTGAGGAGGTTTTTAGATGATATTGGATGTGTGAATGAAAGTTAG